Proteins encoded within one genomic window of Gadus macrocephalus chromosome 18, ASM3116895v1:
- the LOC132446916 gene encoding 26S proteasome non-ATPase regulatory subunit 11B, translating into MAAAAVVEFQRAQSLITTDSSASIDILHSIVRRDVQESDEEAVRVKEQSILELGTLLAKTGQAAELGGLLKFVRPFLISISKAKAARLVRSLLDLFLDMEAATGQEVELCLECIEWAKTEKRTFLRQALEARLISLYFDTKKYPEALSLGTQLLQELKKMDDKALLVEVQLLESKTYHALSNLPKARAALTSARTTANGIYCPPKLQAALDMQSGIIHAAEEKDWKTAYSYYFEAFEGYDSIDSPRAVTALKYMLLCKIVLNSPEEVPLLISGKLGLRHAGRQTDAMKCVAQASKNRSLADFEKALTEYRSELKDDPIISSHLVTLYDNLLEQNLIRVIEPFSRVQILHISEIIKLSTGDVERKLSQMILDKKFHGILDQGEGVLIIFDEPPVDKTYGAALETIQNMSKVVDALYNKAKKLT; encoded by the exons ATGGCGGCCGCAGCGGTAGTCGAGTTTcagagggctcagtccctcatcACCACGGACTCCAGCGCCTCCATCGACATACTCCACTCGATAG TGAGGAGAGATGTCCAGGAGAGTGATGAAGAAGCCGTCAGGGTTAAAGAACAGAGCATCCTGGAGCTGGGTACTCTGCTGGCCAAGACGGGACAGGCTGCAG AGCTGGGCGGTCTGCTGAAGTTTGTGCGACCGTTCCTGATCTCCATCAGCAAGGCCAAGGCGGCCCGTCTGGTGCGCTCCCTGCTGGACCTGTTCCTGGACATGGAGGCGGCCACGGGCCAGGAGGTGGAGCTGTGTCTGGAGTGCATCGAGTGGGCTAAGACGGAGAAGAGGACCTTCCTCAGACAGGCGCTCGAG GCGCGACTGATTTCGCTCTACTTTGACACCAAGAAGTACCCGGAGGCCCTTTCTCTCG GCACCCAGCTGCTCCAAGAGCTGAAGAAGATGGACGACAAAGCTCTGCTGGTGGAGGTCCAGTTGCTGGAGAGCAAGACCTACCACGCTCTCAGCAACCTGCCCAAGGCCCGCGCGGCCCTCACCTCAGCCAGGACCACCGCCAACGGCATCTACTGCCCCCCCAAGCTCCAGGCAGCTCTGGACATGCAGTCCG GGATCATCCACGCAGCTGAGGAGAAGGACTGGAAGACGGCCTACTCCTACTACTTTGAGGCCTTTGAGGGCTACGATTCCATCGACAGCCCCCGAGCGGTCACAGCACTGAAATACATGCTGCTCTGCAAGATCGTCCTCAACTC ACCAGAGGAGGTGCCTCTGCTGATCAGTGGCAAGCTGGGCTTACGGCACGCCGGGCGACAG ACAGACGCAATGAAATGTGTCGCCCAGGCCAGCAAGAACAGATCATTAGCGGACTTTGAAAAG gcgctAACGGAGTACAGATCAGAGCTTAAGGACGACCCCATCATCAGCTCCCACCTGGTGACGCTCTACGACAACCTGCTGGAACAGAACCTCATCAGGGTCATCGAGCCCTTCTCCAGAGTACAG ATACTTCACATATCAGAAATCATCAAACTCTCAACG GGGGATGTGGAGAGGAAACTGTCACAGATGATCCTGGATAAAAAGTTCCACG GGATCCTGGACCAGGGCGAGGGGGTCCTGATCATCTTCGACGAGCCGCCGGTGGACAAGACATACGGAGCCGCCCTGGAGACCATCCAGAACATGAGCAAGGTGGTGGACGCGCTCTACAACAAGGCCAAGAAGCTGACATAG
- the LOC132446940 gene encoding cyclin-dependent kinase 5 activator 1-like, producing the protein MGTVLSLSPSYRKAALFEDGPATVGHYTAVQNSKNAKDKNLKRHSLINVLPWKRIVAVSAKKKSSKKVQPNGYQNNVTHLNNENLKKSQSCANLSTFAQDGTPPPPPPPPAKGSAVPPVSSVKKAPLGNSTNAAAAAAPGTPKRVIVQASTSELLRCLGEFLCRRCYRLKHLSPTDPVLWLRSVDRSLLLQGWQDQGFVTPANVVFVYMLCRDAVPSDVASEHELQASLLTCLYLSYSYMGNEISYPLKPFLVETSKEAFWDRCLSIIDLMSGKMLQINADPHYFTQVFADLKNESQKDEERSRLLIGLDR; encoded by the coding sequence ATGGGAACCGTGCTGTCCCTTTCGCCCAGCTACCGCAAGGCCGCCCTCTTCGAGGATGGGCCGGCCACGGTGGGCCACTACACGGCCGTGCAGAACAGCAAGAACGCCAAGGACAAGAACCTCAAGCGCCACTCGCTCATCAACGTGCTGCCATGGAAACGCATCGTGGCGGTGTCCGCCAAGAAGAAGAGCTCCAAGAAGGTGCAGCCCAACGGCTACCAGAACAACGTCACACACCTCAACAACGAGAACCTGAAGAAGTCCCAGTCCTGCGCCAACCTGTCCACCTTCGCCCAGGACGggaccccgccgccgccgccgccgccgcccgccaaGGGCTCCGCCGTCCCCCCGGTGTCCTCCGTCAAGAAGGCCCCGCTGGGCAACTCCACCAacgcggccgccgccgccgcccccgggACCCCCAAGCGGGTGATCGTGCAGGCCTCCACCAGCGAGCTGCTCCGCTGCCTGGGCGAGTTCCTGTGCCGGCGCTGCTACCGCCTGAAGCACCTGTCCCCCACCGACCCGGTGCTGTGGCTGCGCTCCGTGGACCGctcgctgctgctgcagggctgGCAGGACCAGGGCTTCGTCACGCCCGCCAACGTGGTGTTCGTGTACATGCTGTGCCGCGACGCGGTGCCGTCCGACGTGGCGTCGGAGCACGAGCTGCAGGCCTCGCTGCTCACCTGCCTCTACCTGTCCTACTCCTACATGGGCAACGAGATCTCCTACCCGCTCAAGCCCTTCCTGGTGGAGACCTCCAAGGAGGCCTTCTGGGACCGCTGCCTGTCCATCATCGACCTGATGAGCGGCAAGATGCTACAGATCAACGCCGACCCGCACTACTTCACCCAGGTGTTCGCCGACCTCAAGAACGAGAGCCAGAAGGATGAGGAGCGCAGCCGCCTTCTGATTGGCCTGGATCGGTGA
- the LOC132446883 gene encoding vesicle-fusing ATPase-like has product MAGRNMHAAKCPTDELSLSNCAVISDKEQQFEQHVSVRNVTHKYVFTLKTHPSVAVGTIAFSLPQRKWAGLSIGQDVEVTSYKFDKSRQYVGSILLEVDFLQKKNVDSSPYDSDKMAAEFLQSFSNQAFSAGQQLAFSFSDKLFALVVKNMEAMDPSILKGEGNSGKKQKINIGLLNGNSQVIFEKAETSSVTLIGKAKTRESRQSIINPDWNFERMGIGGLDKEFSDIFRRAFASRVFPPDIVEQMGCKHVKGILLFGPPGCGKTLMARQIGNMLNAREPKIVNGPEVLNKYVGESEANIRKLFADAEEEQKRLGANSGLHIIIFDEIDAICKQRGSMAGSTGVHDTVVNQLLSKIDGVEQLNNILVIGMTNRPDLIDEALLRPGRLEVKMEIGLPDERGRVQILNIHTAKMREFKLLASDVDVKELAAETKNYSGAELEGLVRAAQSSAMNRHIKASATVEVDMEKAEKLLVHRNDFLASLNNDIKPAFGSNQEDYASYIMNGIIRWGDSVTEALSDGELLVQQTKNSERTPLVSVLLEGGRPHPALTHSLRHPHTHLHILLQKYILIQTCMHILLIHTHTHLHTQHTHTYIHTARTHLYTYCYRNTS; this is encoded by the exons ATGGCGGGCCGG AACATGCACGCGGCGAAGTGCCCCACAGACGAGCTGTCCCTGAGTAACTGCGCTGTCATCAGCGATAAGGAACAACAGTTTGAACA GCACGTCTCGGTCCGCAACGTCACCCACAAGTACGTCTTCACCCTGAAGACCCACCCCAGCGTCGCCGTGGGAACCATCGCCTTCAGCCTCCCCCAG AGAAAATGGGCGGGACTGTCTATCGGACAAGACGTTGAGG TGACCAGCTATAAGTTCGATAAGAGCCGTCAGTATGTGGGCTCGATCCTGCTGGAGGTGGACTTCCTGCAGAAGAAGAACGTGGACAGCAGCCCCTACGACTCGGACAAGATGGCCGCCGAGTTCCTCCAGAGCTTCAGCAACCAGGCCTTCAGCGCCGGCCAGCAG ctgGCGTTCAGTTTCAGCGACAAGCTGTTTGCCTTGGTGGTGAAGAACATGGAGGCCATGGACCCCAGCATCCTGAAGGGGGAGGGAAACTCCGGCAAGAAGCAGAAG ATTAATATCGGTTTGTTGAATGGCAACAGTCAGGTGATCTTTGAGAAGGCTGAAACCTCGTCTGTAACGCTCATAG ggAAGGCCAAGACGCGGGAATCCCGCCAGTCCATCATCAATCCCGACTGGAACTTTGAGCGGATGGGCATCGGCGGTCTGGACAAGGAGTTCTCCGACATCTTCAGGCGGGCCTTCGCCTCGCGGGTCTTCCCCCCCGACATCGTGGAGCAGATGG gctgtaAGCACGTGAAGGGCATCCTGCTCTTCGGCCCCCCGGGCTGCGGTAAGACCCTGATGGCGCGACAGATCGGCAACATGCTGAACGCCCGCGAGCCCAAGATCGTGAACGGGCCCGAGGTCCTCAACAAGTACGTGGGGGAGTCGGAGGCCAACATCAGGAAGCTGTTCGCCGacgcagaggaggagcagaagagg cTGGGCGCCAACAGCGGCCTGCACATCATCATCTTCGACGAGATCGACGCCATCTGCAAGCAGCGGGGCAGCATGGCGGGCAGCACGGGCGTCCACGACACGGTGGTCAACCAGCTGCTGTCCAAGATCGACGGCGTGGAGCAGCTCAACAACATCCTGGTCATCG GGATGACCAACAGGCCGGACCTGATTGACGAGGCTCTCTTGAGGCCGGGCCGACTGGAGGTGAAGATGGAGATTG gcctGCCTGACGAGCGTGGGCGTGTCCAGATCCTCAACATCCACACGGCGAAGATGCGTGAGTTCAAGCTGCTGGCGTCGGACGTGGACGTGAAGGAGCTGGCGGCCGAGACCAAGAACTACAGCGGGGCGGAGCTGGaggggctggtccgggccgcgCAGTCCAGCGCCATGAACCGCCACATCAAG gccagTGCCACGGTGGAGGTGGACATGGAGAAGGCGGAGAAGCTGCTCGTCCACAGGAACGACTTCCTGGCCTCGCTGAACAACGACATCAAACCT GCCTTCGGCAGCAACCAGGAGGACTACGCCAGCTACATCATGAACGGCATCATCCGCTGGGGCGACTCGGTGACGGAGGCCCTGAGCGACGGAGAGCTGCTGGTGCAGCAGACCAAGAACAGCGAGCGCACGCCCCTGGTGTCTGTGCTGCTGGAGGGTGGGCGACCGCACCCCGCGCTCACACACAGCCtgaggcacccacacacacatctacacatacTGCTACAGAAATACATCCTGattcaaacatgcatgcacatactactgatacacacacacacacacttacatacaca acacacacacacttacatacacactgcacgcacacacttatacacatacTGCTACAGAAATACATCCTGA